Proteins from a genomic interval of Zingiber officinale cultivar Zhangliang chromosome 1B, Zo_v1.1, whole genome shotgun sequence:
- the LOC121992813 gene encoding uncharacterized protein LOC121992813 yields MDDDSPDDGDCDTHLNRGEIPPYDERVMHFMNDIGEENDDDNVDREDNVHIGIWSESKNQIRLGMLFDSKSQLRKVVTLWSISQNREFKVVERRINTWVAKCKVVPSDIDSNSGPENYRSSCLWCIRAVHKKTYKMWQITRWVNMHNYLGSISGNNNRNLTSAIIASHIIHQIEVNPEYPVKNVQTDIKHSLHVDVSYKKWHHHPSSTENVKVFKYIFWAFGLAIDAFYMCRSVISVNGTHLRGAYKGKMLIAVSKDANNHILPVAYAIVDEETMASWCWFFEQFRYYVAQGKQLCVISDRHHGIIHAMSNLEEWKEPIAYHRFCLRHVRSNFMTKFKNITLKHYCWAIDSTTPRREFNRFKRQIMALDPAAWQYLRDIGIRQWSLAYDGNHRWGCLTTNTSESLNNVLRGARLLPIKACIDLSFHRTVKLFQRYKQVVHHCNTTLLPHHWSKFMEAERHAQGHHIDEFNYTDGVYKIVTTRQLNGKGGHVHTVPYYEKDCTCGKWQMHRFPCSHAIAVCRHRGDNAIDLVDEVHTTKTYMAQYSGKFYPIHHKDYWTNPGWEIQADYSILINHGPGRRRESRIQNEMDLRHPDEPRRCGRCHQTGHNKRNCQNTHLRVDNEVDS; encoded by the exons ATGGATGATGACTCTCCTGATGATGGTGATTGTGATACTCATCTTAATCGTGGTGAGATTCCACCATATGATGAAAGGGTGATGCACTTCATGAATGATATAGGGGAGGAAAATGACGATGACAATGTTGATCGAGAAGATAATGTTCATATTGGTATTTGGAGTgaatcaaaaaatcaaattcgGCTAGGAATGTTATTTGACAGCAAGTCTCAATTGCGGAAAGTCGTGACATTATGGTCTATCAGTCAGAATCGGGAGTTTAAGGTAGTTGAAAGAAGAATCAATACATGGGTTGCAAAATGCAAAGTGGTGCCGTCAGACATAGATTCTAACAGTGGGCCTGAGAATTACAGGTCATCGTGTCTTTGGTGTATTCGTGCAGTTCATAAGAAGACATATAAGATGTGGCAAATCACTCGATGGGTGAATATGCACAATTATCTTGGCTCCATCAGTGGCAATAATAATAGAAATTTGACTTCAGCTATTATTGCGTCTCACATTATCCATCAAATTGAGGTGAACCCTGAATATCCTGTAAAAAATGTCCAGACAGATATTAAACATtcattgcatgttgatgtttCATACAAGAAG TGGCATCATCACCCAAGTAGCACTGAAAATGTGAAAGTCTTCAAATATATATTTTGGGCATTTGGACTAGCAATTGATGCATTCTATATGTGTAGGTCGGTTATCAGTGTTAATGGTACACATTTGCGAGGGGCTTATAAGGGAAAGATGCTTATAGCTGTTTCTAAGGATGCAAACAATCATATATTACCTGTTGCTTATGCTATAGTAGATGAGGAGACTATGGCTAGTTGGTGTTGGTTTTTTGAACAATTTAGGTATTATGTGGCACAAGGTAAACAATTATGTGTTATTTCTGATAGACACCATGGTATTATTCATGCTATGTCAAATTTAGAGGAATGGAAGGAACCAATTGCATATCATAGATTTTGCCTTCGACATGTTCGAAGTAATTTCATGACAAAGTTTAAGAATATCACTTTGAAACATTATTGTTGGGCTATTGACAGTACTACTCCAAGACGGGAATTCAACAGATTTAAGAGACAGATTATGGCACTTGATCCAGCGGCATGGCAGTATTTGAGAGATATTGGCATAAGGCAGTGGAGTCTTGCTTACGATGGTAACCATCGATGGGGATGTCTCACAACAAACACTTCTGAGAGTTTGAACAATGTTTTGCGAGGGGCTAGATTGTTGCCAATTAAGGCATGTATTGATCTGTCATTTCATAGAACTGTTAAACTTTTTCAAAGGTATAAACAGGTAGTCCATCATTGTAATACAACCCTCTTGCCACATCATTGGAGCAAATTCATGGAGGCTGAAAGACATGCACAAGGACATCACATTGATGAGTTTAACTATACAGATGGAGTGTACAAGATTGTAACAACAAGACAATTGAATGGTAAAGGTGGTCATGTACACACGGTTCCTTACTATGAAAAAGATTGCACATGTGGAAAGTGGCAGATGCATAGATTTCCATGTTCACATGCAATTGCTGTTTGCCGACATAGAGGGGATAATGCTATTGACCTTGTGGACGAAGTTCACACCACAAAGACTTACATGGCACAATATTCTGGCAAGTTTTATCCTATTCATCATAAGGATTATTGGACAAATCCAGGTTGGGAGATTCAAGCAGATTACTCAATATTGATCAATCATGGGCCGGGTCGGAGACGTGAAAGTCGAATACAAAATGAGATGGATCTGAGGCACCCTGATGAACCTCGTAGATGTGGAAGATGCCACCAAACTGGCCACAACAAGAGAAATTGTCAAAATACACACCTCAGGGTTGATAATGAAGTTGATAGttga
- the LOC122046336 gene encoding disease resistance protein RGA2-like isoform X1 translates to MIGFALTALGWLAESFMVALAGKAVDRAVQQFGEQHGVEDDLKKLRDSLANGRLKISTIENLWLKDEVLQQRLNELLIGLKDAAYDADDLFDEFQYRILKQQIEQQGDEAGNRASSSSYSTPPPGKKIKTSLSSYASGLFGKGDDDDNNNDVQRMREIKGRLDDNSVALEKIYSSLGTEDDRGKKQLVSSESRQTSSFSIEPQLFGRDKELQQLKDLLLKSEVASKFGQSGVSVLSITGIGGIGKTTLAQEVFHDNTVEEYFKLRIWVCVSENFSTERLTREIIEYTTKEKCNVPNFAALQVVLKEKITQERFLLVLDDVWNEERHKWESLCAPLRFGKPGSKILVTTRSRSIAGMVGDADPIHLDRMEEKSFWEFFKKCAFGSSNSDIHYPHLEAMAKKMTYKLKGLPLAAKTLGGLMSTKLDEQHWKSILDSKIWQLPQEENGIMPALQLSYQYLPPHLKQCFASCSLFPKDYEFSESELISLWIAEGFIVPQGSIRMEELGSNYFHELVNRSFFQKSTTRLWKQGSQSNYFHELVYRRSFFQKLGTTTDSRGRVFIQSSTDEKFVMHDLIHDLAELISMSESYRVEKGKSHAIPSTIRHLSMYKKEEGMQTRGLTEFSHYNKLRTLILSSRYTRESFIFDCGVWEKFKKIRVLGLRDCALRELPDSIGTLIHLRYLDLSCNRKIRRLPESLCDLYNLQTLILQGCFNLESLPRGMMKLINLRKLDGVNHFILNIIEVGKLTSLQNLPTFKVLKDNGYKLVELNGLKQLRGELCITNLENVKNKDEASIASLNRKEHLNQLKLEWTFSQESGSEVNLQISEQVLEGLQPHHNLQWLTIRGYNGARPPNWLHEQVYSRLDTLQLQNCKNWNDLLVIGQLSQLKHLCLVRIPVHTQNLHNLFNPKHCKFFSQLEELVLEGITMLEDLPNLGQLPSLKSLDIRSLTGVKMIDDKFFAATKEGSCFPKLHTLRFNNMSAWEEFYCSDDRNLFPCLDLLNISNCQKLLMLPRLPPSITCLQLNNVGLEDCPRFWKAIDEDSSITNSASVTELFIQECPKLEILEQGLLAHHLQQIYIHKCEQLLWMPVKRLKELTSLWSLSITECPKLMSMTQDECIDFQLPPLITELCLYDCGNLSISLPGCLHNLTSLSVLIIGKCPALISLPIKPLLNLNYLRIENCNELRSVEVLLIKSLRDLDVTGCPMLQLSQREAQTEKLLLRKLVIDDTAFMQQSPIKNSLSVEILSISSSCEAVMFEGEDQESLQSLTSLYQLSFSNCKNLQFLPTKLYTLTSLQVLQIHNCPQIQSLPEKGLPPALINLVFHGCHLALEQQLVIHLEEIKKSGRYDGITYG, encoded by the coding sequence ATGATTGGGTTCGCGCTGACAGCCTTGGGATGGCTCGCGGAGAGCTTCATGGTTGCCTTGGCCGGAAAGGCCGTCGATCGCGCTGTTCAACAGTTTGGTGAGCAGCATGGAGTTGAAGATGACCTAAAGAAGCTGAGGGATTCTCTCGCCAACGGCAGGCTGAAAATCAGCACCATCGAGAACTTGTGGCTAAAAGATGAGGTCCTGCAGCAGAGATTGAACGAGTTGCTGATAGGCCTCAAGGATGCTGCTTACGATGCTGATGACTTATTTGATGAATTCCAATACAGAATTCTGAAACAGCAGATCGAGCAACAAGGAGATGAGGCTGGTAACCGAGCATCGTCTTCCTCCTACTCCACTCCCCCTCCAGGCAAAAAGATAAAAACTTCATTATCTAGTTACGCCAGTGGCCTTTTCGGAAAAGGGgatgatgatgataataataatGATGTGCAGAGAATGAGGGAAATAAAGGGTAGGCTAGATGACAACTCAGTTGCTCTTGAGAAAATTTACAGTTCGCTAGGCACAGAAGATGATAGAGGAAAGAAACAATTGGTGTCCTCAGAGAGCCGGCAAACGAGCTCCTTTTCGATCGAACCTCAATTGTTTGGCAGAGATAAAGAGCTGCAACAACTCAAGGATTTGCTGTTGAAATCAGAAGTTGCATCTAAATTTGGCCAAAGTGGAGTCTCTGTTTTATCTATTACTGGTATTGGAGGGATTGGGAAGACCACTCTGGCTCAGGAAGTCTTCCACGACAATACCGTGGAAGAATACTTTAAACTCAGAATTTGGGTCTGTGTTTCTGAAAATTTCAGCACAGAGAGATTGACCAGAGAGATTATAGAGTATACAACCAAGGAGAAGTGTAATGTCCCGAACTTCGCTGCTCTTCAAGTGGTTCTCAAGGAGAAGATCACTCAAGAGAGATTTCTTCTGGTATTGGACGATGTGTGGAACGAGGAAAGGCACAAATGGGAGAGCCTTTGTGCACCATTGAGGTTTGGAAAACCTGGTAGCAAGATATTAGTGACAACTCGCTCTAGGAGTATTGCTGGCATGGTTGGTGATGCGGATCCGATTCATCTGGATCGTATGGAGGAGAAGAGCTTCTGGGAATTTTTCAAGAAATGTGCATTTGGTTCTTCAAATAGTGATATTCATTATCCTCATTTAGAAGCCATGGCGAAGAAGATGACTTACAAGTTAAAGGGACTGCCGCTTGCAGCAAAGACTCTAGGAGGGTTGATGAGCACGAAGTTGGATGAGCAACACTGGAAAAGCATTTTAGATAGTAAAATATGGCAACTTCCCCAAGAAGAAAATGGGATTATGCCAGCGCTACAACTGAGCTATCAATATCTTCCTCCTCATCTTAAACAATGCTTTGCATCGTGCTCCTTGTTTCCTAAAGACTATGAGTTTTCTGAATCTGAGTTGATCAGTCTTTGGATAGCAGAAGGATTCATAGTGCCTCAAGGAAGTATCAGAATGGAGGAGTTAGGAAGCAACTACTTTCATGAGTTAGTTAACAGGTCTTTCTTTCAAAAGTCAACAACCAGATTGTGGAAGCAAGGAAGCCAAAGCAACTACTTTCATGAGTTAGTTTACAGGCGGTCATTCTTTCAAAAGTTAGGAACAACAACCGATAGTAGGGGTCGGGTTTTCATTCAAAGTTCAACCGATGAAAAATTTGTAATGCATGACCTCATACATGATCTTGCAGAACTCATATCTATGAGCGAGTCTTACCGGGTTGAGAAAGGCAAGTCCCATGCAATTCCTAGCACTATTCGTCATCTTTCAATGTACAAAAAGGAAGAAGGTATGCAGACAAGAGGTTTAACAGAATTCTCTCATTACAATAAATTACGAACGCTAATATTGTCATCAAGATACACTCGTGAGAGTTTTATTTTTGATTGTGGTgtttgggaaaaatttaaaaagattCGTGTTCTTGGCTTGAGGGATTGTGCTCTCAGAGAGCTGCCTGATAGTATTGGTACGTTGATACATCTCCGCTATCTTGACTTATCTTGCAATCGTAAAATTAGAAGGTTACCTGAGTCATTATGCGACTTGTACAATCTACAAACATTGATATTGCAGGGATGTTTTAACTTAGAAAGCCTCCCACGTGGCATGATGAAGTTGATCAACTTGAGGAAACTTGATGGAGTAAATCATTTTATTCTCAATATAATAGAGGTTGGGAAGCTTACTTCTCTTCAAAATTTGCCTACTTTCAAAGTGCTAAAGGATAATGGATACAAACTTGTTGAATTAAACGGGTTGAAACAGCTTCGAGGAGAACTTTGTATAACTAATCTTGAGAATGTGAAGAACAAAGACGAAGCAAGCATTGCTAGTTTGAACAGAAAAGAACATCTCAATCAGTTGAAGCTAGAATGGACATTTTCACAAGAATCCGGTTCAGAAGTTAATTTGCAAATCTCAGAGCAGGTTCTTGAAGGTCTCCAGCCGCATCACAACCTACAATGGTTGACAATCAGAGGATACAATGGTGCTAGACCTCCCAATTGGCTACACGAACAAGTATATTCTAGATTGGACACTCTCCAACTTCAAAATTGTAAAAACTGGAACGATCTATTAGTTATTGGGCAACTATCACAGTTAAAGCACCTCTGCCTTGTGAGAATTCCAGTCCATACCCAAAATTTACACAATTTGTTCAATCCAAAACACTGCAAGTTTTTCTCCCAACTAGAAGAATTGGTACTAGAGGGCATTACCATGTTGGAGGATCTCCCAAATCTTGGACAACTTCCATCTCTCAAGTCTCTTGACATTCGGAGTTTAACGGGAGTGAAGATGATAGACGATAAATTCTTTGCTGCAACGAAAGAAGGTAGTTGTTTTCCTAAATTACATACTCTCCGTTTCAATAACATGTCTGCATGGGAAGAGTTCTATTGTTCCGACGATAGAAATCTATTTCCTTGTTTGGATCTTTTGAATATTTCAAATTGCCAAAAGCTACTGATGTTACCTCGCCTTCCTCCTTCAATAACATGCCTGCAATTAAATAATGTTGGGCTGGAAGATTGTCCAAGATTCTGGAAAGCAATTGATGAAGATAGCAGCATAACTAATTCTGCATCTGTTACAGAGTTGTTCATTCAGGAATGTCCAAAATTGGAAATTCTAGAACAAGGGTTGCTAGCACACCATCTACAGCAGATTTATATACATAAATGTGAACAATTGTTGTGGATGCCAGTCAAAAGGTTGAAAGAACTCACCTCTTTATGGTCATTGTCAATAACAGAGTGCCCGAAGCTCATGAGCATGACACAAGATGAGTGCATTGATTTCCAACTCCCGCCATTAATTACAGAACTATGTTTGTATGATTGTGGAAATCTTTCCATTTCACTGCCTGGCTGTCTGCATAACCTGACCTCCTTGAGTGTCTTGATTATAGGCAAATGTCCCGCTCTAATTTCTTTACCAATAAAACCATTGcttaatttgaattatttaagAATCGAGAATTGCAATGAGTTGAGATCAGTAGAAGTACTTCTAATAAAATCCCTCAGGGACTTGGATGTTACAGGATGTCCCATGCTTCAACTTTCTCAAAGAGAGGCACAAACAGAGAAATTGTTATTGCGGAAGTTAGTGATTGATGACACAGCGTTTATGCAACAATCTCCCATAAAAAATTCACTATCTGTAGAAATTCTTAGCATCTCATCCTCTTGTGAAGCGGTGATGTTTGAGGGGGAAGATCAGGAGTCATTGCAAAGCTTGACGTCTCTCTATCAATTAAGTTTCTCTAATTGCAAGAATCTACAATTCCTGCCAACAAAGTTGTACACCCTTACGTCCCTTCAGGTTTTGCAGATACATAATTGCCCACAAATTCAGTCTTTGCCAGAGAAGGGGTTACCTCCTGCCCTCATAAATCTAGTCTTTCATGGTTGCCATCTGGCACTGGAGCAGCAATTGGTAATACACTTGGAGGAAATTAAGAAGTCTGGTCGATACGATGGAATAACTTACGGGTAG
- the LOC122046336 gene encoding disease resistance protein RGA2-like isoform X2, whose product MIGFALTALGWLAESFMVALAGKAVDRAVQQFGEQHGVEDDLKKLRDSLANGRLKISTIENLWLKDEVLQQRLNELLIGLKDAAYDADDLFDEFQYRILKQQIEQQGDEAGNRASSSSYSTPPPGKKIKTSLSSYASGLFGKGDDDDNNNDVQRMREIKGRLDDNSVALEKIYSSLGTEDDRGKKQLVSSESRQTSSFSIEPQLFGRDKELQQLKDLLLKSEVASKFGQSGVSVLSITGIGGIGKTTLAQEVFHDNTVEEYFKLRIWVCVSENFSTERLTREIIEYTTKEKCNVPNFAALQVVLKEKITQERFLLVLDDVWNEERHKWESLCAPLRFGKPGSKILVTTRSRSIAGMVGDADPIHLDRMEEKSFWEFFKKCAFGSSNSDIHYPHLEAMAKKMTYKLKGLPLAAKTLGGLMSTKLDEQHWKSILDSKIWQLPQEENGIMPALQLSYQYLPPHLKQCFASCSLFPKDYEFSESELISLWIAEGFIVPQGSIRMEELGSNYFHELVNRSFFQKSTTRLWKQGSQSNYFHELVYRRSFFQKLGTTTDSRGRVFIQSSTDEKFVMHDLIHDLAELISMSESYRVEKGKSHAIPSTIRHLSMYKKEEGMQTRGLTEFSHYNKLRTLILSSRYTRESFIFDCGVWEKFKKIRVLGLRDCALRELPDSIGMF is encoded by the exons ATGATTGGGTTCGCGCTGACAGCCTTGGGATGGCTCGCGGAGAGCTTCATGGTTGCCTTGGCCGGAAAGGCCGTCGATCGCGCTGTTCAACAGTTTGGTGAGCAGCATGGAGTTGAAGATGACCTAAAGAAGCTGAGGGATTCTCTCGCCAACGGCAGGCTGAAAATCAGCACCATCGAGAACTTGTGGCTAAAAGATGAGGTCCTGCAGCAGAGATTGAACGAGTTGCTGATAGGCCTCAAGGATGCTGCTTACGATGCTGATGACTTATTTGATGAATTCCAATACAGAATTCTGAAACAGCAGATCGAGCAACAAGGAGATGAGGCTGGTAACCGAGCATCGTCTTCCTCCTACTCCACTCCCCCTCCAGGCAAAAAGATAAAAACTTCATTATCTAGTTACGCCAGTGGCCTTTTCGGAAAAGGGgatgatgatgataataataatGATGTGCAGAGAATGAGGGAAATAAAGGGTAGGCTAGATGACAACTCAGTTGCTCTTGAGAAAATTTACAGTTCGCTAGGCACAGAAGATGATAGAGGAAAGAAACAATTGGTGTCCTCAGAGAGCCGGCAAACGAGCTCCTTTTCGATCGAACCTCAATTGTTTGGCAGAGATAAAGAGCTGCAACAACTCAAGGATTTGCTGTTGAAATCAGAAGTTGCATCTAAATTTGGCCAAAGTGGAGTCTCTGTTTTATCTATTACTGGTATTGGAGGGATTGGGAAGACCACTCTGGCTCAGGAAGTCTTCCACGACAATACCGTGGAAGAATACTTTAAACTCAGAATTTGGGTCTGTGTTTCTGAAAATTTCAGCACAGAGAGATTGACCAGAGAGATTATAGAGTATACAACCAAGGAGAAGTGTAATGTCCCGAACTTCGCTGCTCTTCAAGTGGTTCTCAAGGAGAAGATCACTCAAGAGAGATTTCTTCTGGTATTGGACGATGTGTGGAACGAGGAAAGGCACAAATGGGAGAGCCTTTGTGCACCATTGAGGTTTGGAAAACCTGGTAGCAAGATATTAGTGACAACTCGCTCTAGGAGTATTGCTGGCATGGTTGGTGATGCGGATCCGATTCATCTGGATCGTATGGAGGAGAAGAGCTTCTGGGAATTTTTCAAGAAATGTGCATTTGGTTCTTCAAATAGTGATATTCATTATCCTCATTTAGAAGCCATGGCGAAGAAGATGACTTACAAGTTAAAGGGACTGCCGCTTGCAGCAAAGACTCTAGGAGGGTTGATGAGCACGAAGTTGGATGAGCAACACTGGAAAAGCATTTTAGATAGTAAAATATGGCAACTTCCCCAAGAAGAAAATGGGATTATGCCAGCGCTACAACTGAGCTATCAATATCTTCCTCCTCATCTTAAACAATGCTTTGCATCGTGCTCCTTGTTTCCTAAAGACTATGAGTTTTCTGAATCTGAGTTGATCAGTCTTTGGATAGCAGAAGGATTCATAGTGCCTCAAGGAAGTATCAGAATGGAGGAGTTAGGAAGCAACTACTTTCATGAGTTAGTTAACAGGTCTTTCTTTCAAAAGTCAACAACCAGATTGTGGAAGCAAGGAAGCCAAAGCAACTACTTTCATGAGTTAGTTTACAGGCGGTCATTCTTTCAAAAGTTAGGAACAACAACCGATAGTAGGGGTCGGGTTTTCATTCAAAGTTCAACCGATGAAAAATTTGTAATGCATGACCTCATACATGATCTTGCAGAACTCATATCTATGAGCGAGTCTTACCGGGTTGAGAAAGGCAAGTCCCATGCAATTCCTAGCACTATTCGTCATCTTTCAATGTACAAAAAGGAAGAAGGTATGCAGACAAGAGGTTTAACAGAATTCTCTCATTACAATAAATTACGAACGCTAATATTGTCATCAAGATACACTCGTGAGAGTTTTATTTTTGATTGTGGTgtttgggaaaaatttaaaaagattCGTGTTCTTGGCTTGAGGGATTGTGCTCTCAGAGAGCTGCCTGATAGTATTG GGATGTTTTAA